From one Falsibacillus pallidus genomic stretch:
- a CDS encoding 3D domain-containing protein — protein sequence MKKTNTAIKRIFMVLLFTAALFATFQSVSGVQAKMVSEWVADDYSRISSQTISPYLRNSYKTLGLAFKKLNFLSAGETQISSSAEVKGNPPNLEEAFDWSKYPKLTVTATGYTAGYESTGKNPDNPSYGITYSGLKVKRDLYSTVAADLRVFPIGTILFIPGYGYGVVADTGSAIKGNKLDLYYETVQDVYAHWGKKSLDVYIVQKGDGKITEKELSALNEAKAMQVFRQQYVNVKNQ from the coding sequence ATGAAAAAAACAAATACGGCAATAAAAAGAATATTTATGGTGCTATTATTTACGGCAGCTCTTTTTGCTACATTTCAATCCGTTTCCGGTGTACAGGCTAAAATGGTTTCAGAGTGGGTGGCCGATGATTACAGCCGAATTTCATCCCAGACCATCAGCCCTTATTTACGTAATAGCTATAAAACATTAGGATTGGCGTTTAAAAAGCTCAATTTCTTATCAGCCGGGGAAACTCAAATTTCTTCTAGTGCAGAGGTCAAAGGAAATCCACCTAATCTTGAAGAAGCATTTGATTGGTCGAAATACCCGAAGTTGACAGTCACTGCTACAGGATATACCGCCGGATACGAATCAACAGGGAAAAATCCGGATAATCCAAGCTATGGAATTACATATTCAGGGTTAAAAGTGAAGAGGGATCTCTATTCCACTGTTGCAGCCGACCTGAGAGTCTTTCCGATTGGAACCATTTTGTTCATCCCCGGTTATGGATATGGAGTTGTAGCTGATACAGGTTCTGCCATAAAGGGGAATAAGCTCGACTTATATTATGAAACCGTCCAGGATGTATATGCACATTGGGGCAAGAAAAGCCTTGATGTATATATCGTTCAAAAAGGCGATGGCAAAATTACAGAAAAAGAATTATCTGCCTTGAATGAAGCAAAAGCCATGCAAGTTTTCAGGCAGCAATATGTCAATGTAAAAAATCAATGA
- a CDS encoding cobalamin-binding protein: protein MRLISICPSNTEILAYLDLTSQLIGVDDFSDWPASISSLPKLGPDLSIRMDDLEKLNPDLVLASLSVPGMEKNIEELQKRDIPHVVLDPQSLSDIIRDIRTVGDLCGASERASQVIEEMEEAIQSCRDISRTVEQKPSLYWEWWPKPVFTPGKTNWLTEISELAGAVNLFSDVELASVQTDWEDVLKRNPQCICLAWVGVHKKKINPAIVKKRPGWEKLRAVQENKIVVLEEALYCRPSPRLLEGLIHLAKLLHPVPFSEVELPYSLKK from the coding sequence ATGAGATTGATTTCAATTTGCCCCAGCAACACAGAAATATTGGCCTATTTGGATTTGACGAGTCAACTGATCGGAGTCGATGATTTTTCTGATTGGCCCGCTTCGATCAGCAGCCTCCCAAAGCTTGGTCCCGATTTGTCCATTAGAATGGATGATCTCGAAAAGTTAAATCCTGATTTAGTATTAGCCTCACTGAGTGTTCCCGGAATGGAAAAGAATATTGAGGAATTGCAAAAAAGGGACATTCCCCATGTTGTGCTGGATCCGCAAAGCCTGTCTGATATCATCCGCGACATTCGTACAGTTGGAGACCTTTGTGGAGCAAGCGAAAGAGCTTCACAAGTCATTGAAGAGATGGAAGAGGCCATTCAGTCGTGCAGGGATATCAGCAGAACGGTGGAACAGAAGCCTTCGTTATACTGGGAATGGTGGCCAAAACCCGTCTTCACCCCTGGCAAAACGAATTGGCTGACTGAAATAAGTGAATTGGCAGGAGCAGTGAATCTTTTCTCTGACGTGGAATTGGCAAGTGTACAGACCGATTGGGAAGATGTGCTGAAAAGAAACCCGCAATGCATCTGCTTGGCCTGGGTCGGGGTGCACAAGAAGAAAATCAACCCTGCCATCGTTAAGAAACGCCCCGGATGGGAAAAGCTGCGTGCCGTTCAAGAAAATAAAATTGTAGTCTTGGAAGAAGCACTATACTGCCGTCCCTCTCCCCGCCTTCTAGAGGGATTGATACATTTGGCAAAGCTTCTCCATCCAGTGCCGTTCAGTGAGGTAGAACTCCCTTATTCCTTGAAAAAATAA
- a CDS encoding divergent PAP2 family protein, whose product MDLLTNFPLWAAIAGIFFAQFVKVPIQFIATRKIDWSLLTSTGGMPSSHSAAVTGLATGVAIESGLGSPVFAVSAVFAIIVMFDATGVRRQAGEQAIVLNKLAADFQRLVDEAKLWQKKPAEQRQKELKELLGHKPIEVFFGGLTGILLTLILYYFFIW is encoded by the coding sequence ATGGATTTACTTACAAACTTTCCATTATGGGCCGCCATTGCCGGCATCTTTTTTGCTCAATTTGTTAAAGTTCCCATTCAATTCATCGCAACCAGAAAGATCGACTGGTCGCTCCTTACCTCCACAGGCGGGATGCCAAGCTCTCACTCTGCAGCCGTAACGGGGCTCGCTACCGGTGTGGCAATTGAATCCGGTCTTGGATCTCCTGTCTTTGCCGTTTCGGCTGTATTTGCCATCATCGTGATGTTCGATGCAACAGGCGTGCGTCGACAAGCCGGGGAGCAGGCCATCGTGCTCAATAAGCTCGCCGCCGATTTTCAGAGGCTTGTGGATGAAGCAAAGCTGTGGCAGAAAAAACCGGCGGAGCAGAGGCAGAAGGAATTAAAAGAGCTTCTTGGCCATAAACCGATTGAGGTTTTCTTCGGCGGCTTGACCGGAATTCTTTTAACCTTGATTCTTTATTATTTTTTCATATGGTGA
- a CDS encoding leucyl aminopeptidase, giving the protein MFKTKNIHPFEQESEVLIVGLKDKPEKFEGLLSELDEAFSGELTELVKSGDVSAKAKSTAKIHTFGKVKAKRLFFVGTGKEKDLTFDLLKEIFGRVFKELKSQGQSHVSVMLDTFLAEGIEAQDAAHALAESFALSTYEFEGYKRKSNRPDKRIESITVLSASSEEELDAALAVGYAYGKGTNSARTLVNTPGNLLTATDLASHAIQLAEKYGFETDILDKEEMEKLGMGAFLAVNQGSVEPPKMIVLKYQGKENWEDVIGLVGKGITFDTGGYSIKPKDGIVGMKSDMGGAAAVLGAMEVIGELKPEQNVVAVIPSTDNMISGAAFKPDDVITSMSGKTIEVLNTDAEGRLALADAMTYAKHHGAQYLIDVATLTGGVIVALGLDKTGALTNHEELFEQVLEASDEAGEFIWRLPYTKKDIERVRGSQIADLNNSPGRDGHAIMGGAFVGEFAEGTPWVHLDIAGTATTTKGYDLGPAGATGAMTRTLALLVERFEPIK; this is encoded by the coding sequence ATGTTTAAAACAAAGAATATCCATCCTTTTGAACAAGAATCTGAAGTATTGATCGTCGGATTAAAAGATAAACCGGAAAAATTTGAAGGCTTGCTGTCTGAGCTGGATGAAGCCTTTAGTGGAGAATTGACGGAGCTCGTCAAATCAGGTGATGTATCAGCAAAAGCCAAGTCCACAGCTAAAATACATACATTCGGAAAAGTGAAAGCTAAAAGACTGTTTTTTGTAGGAACGGGGAAAGAAAAAGACCTGACTTTTGATTTGCTGAAAGAAATTTTCGGACGTGTATTCAAGGAACTGAAATCTCAGGGTCAAAGCCATGTCTCTGTTATGCTGGATACATTCCTTGCTGAAGGCATTGAGGCGCAGGATGCAGCACATGCCCTTGCAGAAAGCTTTGCTCTTTCTACCTATGAATTCGAAGGGTACAAGCGCAAATCCAATAGGCCTGACAAACGCATCGAATCCATCACAGTTCTTTCCGCTTCATCAGAAGAGGAACTGGATGCGGCTCTTGCAGTGGGCTACGCTTATGGAAAAGGCACGAATTCAGCAAGGACACTTGTCAACACGCCGGGTAATTTGCTGACGGCAACAGATTTAGCCAGTCATGCCATTCAGCTGGCTGAAAAATATGGATTTGAAACAGACATCCTTGATAAAGAGGAAATGGAGAAACTCGGTATGGGTGCCTTCCTCGCAGTCAATCAGGGTTCTGTAGAACCGCCAAAAATGATCGTCCTGAAATATCAAGGAAAAGAAAACTGGGAAGATGTCATCGGTCTTGTCGGAAAAGGAATCACATTCGATACAGGCGGCTATTCCATCAAACCAAAAGATGGAATCGTCGGCATGAAATCGGATATGGGCGGAGCAGCTGCTGTTCTTGGAGCAATGGAAGTCATCGGAGAGCTGAAACCGGAACAAAATGTGGTTGCAGTCATTCCATCCACAGACAACATGATCAGTGGTGCGGCATTCAAACCAGATGATGTCATCACATCAATGAGCGGCAAAACGATTGAAGTCCTCAATACAGATGCAGAGGGTCGCCTTGCACTTGCAGATGCAATGACATATGCAAAACATCATGGAGCACAATACTTGATTGATGTAGCGACGCTGACAGGCGGCGTAATCGTGGCTCTAGGGCTCGATAAGACCGGTGCCCTTACAAATCATGAGGAACTGTTCGAGCAGGTATTAGAAGCTTCTGATGAGGCAGGAGAATTCATCTGGCGCCTTCCTTATACGAAAAAAGACATCGAAAGAGTTCGTGGAAGCCAAATTGCTGACTTGAATAACTCTCCAGGCAGAGACGGGCATGCGATCATGGGGGGAGCATTTGTGGGTGAATTTGCAGAAGGCACTCCATGGGTCCATCTGGACATCGCCGGAACTGCTACAACGACAAAGGGATACGACCT